From Staphylococcus delphini, one genomic window encodes:
- the sucB gene encoding dihydrolipoyllysine-residue succinyltransferase, with protein sequence MAEVKVPELAESITEGTIAEWLKQVGDTVEKGEAILELETDKVNVEVVSEEEGTIQELLAEEGDTVEVGQAIAVVGEGGAAQPSSDDSKADSKDASNQSEQQASDKQAQKEEKSSSDKESQSSSSNERINATPSARRAAREKGISLSEVNGKANDVVRKEDVERGSQQKSTGAAQSKEKEAAAPQAPKTPSKPVIREKMSRRKQTAAKKLLEVSNNTAMLTTFNEVDMTNVMALRKRKKDKFMEDHDGTKLGFMSFFTKAAVAALKRYPEVNAEIDGDYMVTKQYYDIGIAVSTPGGLLVPNVRDCDKKNFAEIEQEIANLAAKARDNKLTLDDMMNGSFTITNGGIFGSMMSTPIINGSQAAILGMHSIITRPVAIDQDKIENRPMMYIALSYDHRIIDGKEAVSFLKMIKELIENPEDLLLES encoded by the coding sequence ATGGCAGAGGTAAAAGTTCCAGAATTAGCAGAATCGATTACGGAAGGTACCATTGCAGAATGGTTAAAACAAGTAGGTGACACTGTTGAAAAAGGTGAAGCTATCCTTGAATTAGAAACAGACAAAGTGAATGTCGAAGTGGTTTCTGAAGAAGAAGGTACAATTCAAGAATTACTTGCTGAAGAAGGCGACACAGTAGAAGTCGGCCAAGCCATTGCAGTAGTGGGTGAAGGTGGCGCTGCTCAACCTTCAAGTGATGATTCAAAAGCTGACTCAAAAGACGCGTCAAATCAATCAGAACAACAGGCGTCAGACAAACAAGCGCAAAAAGAAGAAAAGTCATCTTCAGACAAAGAAAGCCAAAGCAGTTCTTCAAACGAACGTATTAATGCAACACCTTCAGCACGTCGCGCGGCACGTGAAAAAGGCATTAGCTTAAGTGAAGTGAATGGCAAAGCAAATGATGTCGTTCGTAAAGAAGATGTTGAACGTGGCTCACAACAAAAATCAACAGGCGCTGCTCAATCTAAAGAAAAAGAAGCTGCTGCACCACAAGCACCTAAAACACCATCAAAACCAGTCATTCGTGAAAAAATGAGTCGTAGAAAACAAACTGCAGCTAAAAAATTATTAGAAGTAAGCAATAACACTGCAATGTTAACGACATTCAATGAAGTAGACATGACGAATGTGATGGCGCTCCGTAAACGTAAAAAAGACAAATTTATGGAAGATCATGACGGTACGAAACTTGGCTTCATGTCATTCTTCACAAAAGCAGCGGTTGCCGCATTGAAACGTTACCCTGAAGTGAACGCTGAAATCGATGGCGACTACATGGTAACAAAACAATACTACGATATCGGTATTGCCGTATCGACACCAGGCGGTTTACTCGTACCGAACGTAAGAGATTGCGATAAGAAAAACTTTGCAGAAATCGAACAAGAAATTGCCAACTTAGCGGCAAAAGCACGCGATAATAAATTGACATTGGATGACATGATGAATGGTTCATTCACAATTACAAATGGTGGTATTTTCGGTTCAATGATGTCTACACCAATTATCAACGGTAGTCAAGCTGCAATTTTAGGTATGCACTCTATTATTACGAGACCGGTTGCGATTGATCAAGATAAGATTGAAAACCGTCCAATGATGTATATCGCATTAAGTTATGACCATAGAATTATCGATGGAAAAGAAGCCGTAAGTTTCTTGAAAATGATTAAAGAGTTAATTGAAAACCCAGAAGATTTATTATTAGAGTCTTAA
- a CDS encoding lactoylglutathione lyase, which produces MAQFRSVTLGTKSIDKTIDLFHNMLGMTYHRKGNRVQFGDAQRSPGTRLQFVEIAESIEPAHQHFESVALRTPSNEGIDEYMAILKAQQHPFEGPALLNGHQWIQFSDANDQHFNIFSDEANVGIGLGMPSEESSVSPLHQLQGLGPVMLRTHEPAVTMTLLSDLFGFNPIAEYTSPQANQSVVVMEGEGGGLGAEVHIYQTDTIQIPPYGIVEQLEFTAQHEDEFNNALNQLTHHDIPFQQLKNEQHETRSIRVNDISGLALILTLAHATKGS; this is translated from the coding sequence ATGGCGCAGTTTCGTAGTGTGACATTGGGCACTAAAAGTATAGACAAAACGATTGATTTATTCCATAATATGTTAGGTATGACGTACCACAGAAAGGGCAATCGTGTTCAATTTGGAGATGCACAACGCAGCCCTGGTACACGCCTTCAGTTTGTTGAAATAGCAGAATCGATTGAACCGGCGCATCAACATTTTGAAAGTGTGGCATTACGTACACCGAGTAACGAGGGTATTGATGAATATATGGCCATTTTAAAAGCACAGCAACATCCATTTGAAGGGCCTGCTCTTTTGAATGGTCATCAATGGATACAATTTTCTGATGCCAATGACCAACATTTCAATATTTTTTCAGACGAAGCGAATGTCGGCATTGGACTGGGAATGCCTAGTGAAGAGAGTTCTGTCAGTCCGCTACATCAATTACAAGGACTCGGCCCAGTGATGTTGCGCACACATGAACCGGCTGTGACGATGACGTTATTAAGTGATTTATTTGGCTTTAACCCTATTGCTGAATACACTTCACCTCAAGCCAATCAATCTGTCGTAGTTATGGAAGGAGAGGGCGGTGGATTAGGTGCTGAAGTTCATATTTATCAAACAGACACTATACAAATCCCACCGTACGGCATCGTTGAGCAACTCGAATTTACGGCACAACACGAAGACGAATTTAATAATGCGTTGAATCAACTGACACATCACGATATCCCATTTCAACAGCTTAAAAATGAGCAACATGAGACGCGTTCGATTCGTGTCAATGATATTAGCGGGCTAGCATTGATTTTAACATTAGCGCATGCAACGAAAGGAAGTTAA
- a CDS encoding ATP-binding protein: MVKEFTGYINSDETVLGDAIKLFELNKNILLKGPTGSGKTRLAETLSEMTELPMHQINCSVDLDAESLLGFKTIKTSDQGHQEIVFIDGPVIRAMREGHILYIDEINMAKPETLPILNGVLDYRRQLTNPFTGEVIKAAPGFKVIAAINEGYVGTLPMNEALKNRFVVINVDYIDGQTLHDVIKAQSLLQDDPLIDQIIKFNADLRTMTQQGQLSEEAASIRALIDMSDLATVMPIERAIQRSIIDKLEDEREQQAIMNAVELNF; encoded by the coding sequence ATGGTTAAGGAATTTACTGGTTATATTAACTCCGATGAAACTGTTCTTGGAGATGCAATCAAGTTGTTCGAATTGAATAAAAACATATTACTAAAAGGGCCCACTGGTTCAGGGAAAACGAGATTAGCTGAAACATTGAGCGAAATGACTGAATTACCGATGCATCAAATTAACTGTTCTGTTGATTTAGATGCAGAAAGTTTACTCGGCTTTAAAACGATTAAAACATCAGATCAAGGCCATCAAGAGATTGTTTTTATCGATGGTCCAGTTATTCGTGCGATGCGTGAAGGTCATATTTTATACATCGACGAAATCAATATGGCGAAACCGGAAACGTTACCAATTTTAAATGGTGTGTTGGACTATCGTCGTCAATTGACCAACCCATTTACAGGTGAAGTGATTAAAGCGGCGCCTGGTTTTAAAGTCATAGCAGCCATTAATGAAGGCTATGTTGGGACACTACCGATGAATGAGGCATTAAAAAACCGTTTCGTCGTGATTAATGTAGATTATATTGACGGCCAAACTTTACATGATGTCATCAAGGCGCAAAGTTTATTGCAAGACGATCCATTAATTGACCAAATTATTAAATTTAATGCTGATTTACGTACGATGACACAACAAGGACAATTGTCTGAAGAAGCAGCAAGTATTCGTGCATTAATTGATATGAGCGATTTAGCGACAGTGATGCCGATTGAACGCGCGATTCAACGTAGTATCATTGACAAATTAGAAGATGAACGTGAACAACAAGCGATAATGAATGCGGTAGAACTTAACTTTTAG
- a CDS encoding DUF6501 family protein codes for MLHETWKTRTPLKKVKVVHTDAKKFTVSDMLTVGQTYDVVNETEEYYQIIDNSGHVGGYYKTYFEEV; via the coding sequence ATGTTACATGAAACTTGGAAAACGCGTACACCACTTAAAAAGGTGAAAGTCGTTCATACAGATGCAAAGAAATTTACTGTCAGCGATATGTTAACTGTTGGACAAACATATGATGTCGTTAACGAAACTGAAGAATACTATCAAATTATTGATAACTCAGGTCACGTCGGCGGTTATTACAAAACTTATTTTGAAGAAGTATAA